A part of Andrena cerasifolii isolate SP2316 chromosome 10, iyAndCera1_principal, whole genome shotgun sequence genomic DNA contains:
- the LOC143373642 gene encoding ATP-dependent DNA helicase Q5 isoform X4 has translation MAMAAYFQNIIVLLKKRKILSYVVFDEAHCLSKWGYEYISSYKKISLFNKIYGYVPRIAVTTTVTDKVVEDICKVLTLTTPKVFRMSVQQIRVHCDVWFLDTLSNPFEHLKRFIAKVLCFVDTFPCKMHEGYAIVYCREEVTAELIKKKLSDLGIYTLTYHHRLKDGVRRNIENMWMTGNAQVITTTRDYGFIHEKPIRCIAYWTIPENIPKYYRECAQMYTNSGRPYSRIYFSVREYSSVRSVLKNHREINEPEFIKNCLSEYDKLVSYCLSINCRHKNIHKYFGHVIPPCKVKCDVCKNKTVVEARTHKFITRSEQVDRVTYNICKINEDLKNKRTRENDKEKPESTSKSEFEKEIPMTRHKLPKIEEKPLPDESSSLGMQLSIPVGELAITQSLADKYNLNKETISLELCSTKNSTFKDSERGANNNPTCSNGRGLAVGSRIRHANDDGKIKKSEKCRVSKSDSREVIVVFEKLRKRSLAVDTWPEEFKSKRRKLETENKPSNETRINRNEGADDRNRRRVERIKGDANEGVTCDLAAADYLMNKYKLNKDSITLESRRK, from the exons ATGGCTATGGCCGCATATTTTCAG AACATTATAGTTTTGTTAAAGAAACGTAAGATACTGTCTTATGTTGTATTCGATGAGGCGCACTGCTTAAGCAAATGGGGGTACGAGTATATCTCCTCTTACAAGAAAATAAGTTTGTTCAATAAGATATATGGATATGTTCCTAGAATCGCAGTAACTACGACAGTCACTGACAAG GTAGTCGAAGATATTTGCAAAGTATTGACACTAACAACGCCAAAAGTATTTCGAATGTCGGTGCAACAGATCAGAGTTCACTGCGACGTATGGTTTTTAGACACGCTCTCCAATCCGTTCGAGCACCTGAAAAGGTTTATTGCAAAAGTACTCTGTTTCGTAGACACGTTCCCTTGTAAG ATGCATGAAGGCTATGCCATTGTTTACTGCAGAGAAGAAGTCACTGCAGAattgataaaaaagaaactgagcGACTTAGGGATATACACGCTTACGTATCACCACA GATTGAAGGATGGCGTAAGACGTAACATAGAAAATATGTGGATGACTGGTAATGCTCAAGTTATTACTACAACGCGCGATTATGGATTCATTCATGAGAAACCTATTAG ATGCATAGCTTATTGGACGATTCCTGAAAACATTCCCAAGTACTACAGGGAATGCGCACAGATGTACACAAATAGTGGTCGTCCATATTCCAGGATATATTTTAGTGTCAGGGAATATTCTTCCGTGAGATCGGTTCTCAAAAATCACAGAGAAATTAATGAACCGGAGTTCATAAAGAACTGTTTAAGCGAGTATGATAAGCTTGTGTCTTATTGCCTTTCTATAAA CTGTCGCCAtaaaaatattcacaaataCTTTGGGCACGTAATACCACCTTGTAAAGTGAAGTGTGACGTTTGTAAGAATAAAACCGTGGTAGAGGCCAGAACTCATAAGTTTATTACACGTTCAGAACAAGTAGACAGAGTAACATACAACAT TTGTAAGATAAACGAAGATCTGAAGAATAAACGGACTAGGGAGAACGACAAAGAGAAACCAGAGAGTACTTCAAAAAGCgagtttgaaaaagaaattcctATGACGCGACATAAGTTGCCAAAGATCGAGGAAAAACCGTTGCCCGACGAAAGTAGTTCACTCGGCATGCAATTATCGATTCCAGTGGGTGAACTCGCGATAACGCAGTCTTTAGCGGATAAGTACAATTTGAATAAAGAGACGATATCATTGGAACTGTGTAGTACGAAGAATAGTACCTTTAAAGATTCAGAAAGAGGAGCGAATAACAATCCAACTTGCAGCAACGGAAGAGGATTAGCAGTTGGTTCGAGAATTCGACACGCCAACGACGACggtaagataaagaaaagtgaGAAGTGTCGTGTTTCAAAGAGCGATAGTCGCGAGGTCATCGTTGTCTTTGAGAAACTGAGGAAACGTTCCTTGGCCGTGGATACGTGGCCCGAGGAGTTCAAGTCGAAAAGGAGGAAATTAGAGACCGAAAATAAACCGTCCAACGAGACACGAATAAATAGGAACGAAGGAGCTGACGATCGGAATCGACGGCGAGTAGAACGCATCAAGGGTGATGCAAACGAAGGAGTCACGTGTGACCTTGCCGCGGCGGATTATTTGATGAATAAATATAAGTTGAACAAAGATTCAATAACCTTGGAGTCGCGACGGAAGTAA
- the LOC143373642 gene encoding uncharacterized protein LOC143373642 isoform X3, producing MNCDEKNITRVLRSVFGYKDFKNDVQRQATIAVTEVLLKKRKILSYVVFDEAHCLSKWGYEYISSYKKISLFNKIYGYVPRIAVTTTVTDKVVEDICKVLTLTTPKVFRMSVQQIRVHCDVWFLDTLSNPFEHLKRFIAKVLCFVDTFPCKMHEGYAIVYCREEVTAELIKKKLSDLGIYTLTYHHRLKDGVRRNIENMWMTGNAQVITTTRDYGFIHEKPIRCIAYWTIPENIPKYYRECAQMYTNSGRPYSRIYFSVREYSSVRSVLKNHREINEPEFIKNCLSEYDKLVSYCLSINCRHKNIHKYFGHVIPPCKVKCDVCKNKTVVEARTHKFITRSEQVDRVTYNICKINEDLKNKRTRENDKEKPESTSKSEFEKEIPMTRHKLPKIEEKPLPDESSSLGMQLSIPVGELAITQSLADKYNLNKETISLELCSTKNSTFKDSERGANNNPTCSNGRGLAVGSRIRHANDDGKIKKSEKCRVSKSDSREVIVVFEKLRKRSLAVDTWPEEFKSKRRKLETENKPSNETRINRNEGADDRNRRRVERIKGDANEGVTCDLAAADYLMNKYKLNKDSITLESRRK from the exons ATGAATTGCGATGAAAAGAATATAACCAGAGTATTGCGATCCGTGTTTGGCTATAAAGACTTCAAGAACGACGTTCAGAGACAAGCCACTATTGCTGTCACGGAAG TTTTGTTAAAGAAACGTAAGATACTGTCTTATGTTGTATTCGATGAGGCGCACTGCTTAAGCAAATGGGGGTACGAGTATATCTCCTCTTACAAGAAAATAAGTTTGTTCAATAAGATATATGGATATGTTCCTAGAATCGCAGTAACTACGACAGTCACTGACAAG GTAGTCGAAGATATTTGCAAAGTATTGACACTAACAACGCCAAAAGTATTTCGAATGTCGGTGCAACAGATCAGAGTTCACTGCGACGTATGGTTTTTAGACACGCTCTCCAATCCGTTCGAGCACCTGAAAAGGTTTATTGCAAAAGTACTCTGTTTCGTAGACACGTTCCCTTGTAAG ATGCATGAAGGCTATGCCATTGTTTACTGCAGAGAAGAAGTCACTGCAGAattgataaaaaagaaactgagcGACTTAGGGATATACACGCTTACGTATCACCACA GATTGAAGGATGGCGTAAGACGTAACATAGAAAATATGTGGATGACTGGTAATGCTCAAGTTATTACTACAACGCGCGATTATGGATTCATTCATGAGAAACCTATTAG ATGCATAGCTTATTGGACGATTCCTGAAAACATTCCCAAGTACTACAGGGAATGCGCACAGATGTACACAAATAGTGGTCGTCCATATTCCAGGATATATTTTAGTGTCAGGGAATATTCTTCCGTGAGATCGGTTCTCAAAAATCACAGAGAAATTAATGAACCGGAGTTCATAAAGAACTGTTTAAGCGAGTATGATAAGCTTGTGTCTTATTGCCTTTCTATAAA CTGTCGCCAtaaaaatattcacaaataCTTTGGGCACGTAATACCACCTTGTAAAGTGAAGTGTGACGTTTGTAAGAATAAAACCGTGGTAGAGGCCAGAACTCATAAGTTTATTACACGTTCAGAACAAGTAGACAGAGTAACATACAACAT TTGTAAGATAAACGAAGATCTGAAGAATAAACGGACTAGGGAGAACGACAAAGAGAAACCAGAGAGTACTTCAAAAAGCgagtttgaaaaagaaattcctATGACGCGACATAAGTTGCCAAAGATCGAGGAAAAACCGTTGCCCGACGAAAGTAGTTCACTCGGCATGCAATTATCGATTCCAGTGGGTGAACTCGCGATAACGCAGTCTTTAGCGGATAAGTACAATTTGAATAAAGAGACGATATCATTGGAACTGTGTAGTACGAAGAATAGTACCTTTAAAGATTCAGAAAGAGGAGCGAATAACAATCCAACTTGCAGCAACGGAAGAGGATTAGCAGTTGGTTCGAGAATTCGACACGCCAACGACGACggtaagataaagaaaagtgaGAAGTGTCGTGTTTCAAAGAGCGATAGTCGCGAGGTCATCGTTGTCTTTGAGAAACTGAGGAAACGTTCCTTGGCCGTGGATACGTGGCCCGAGGAGTTCAAGTCGAAAAGGAGGAAATTAGAGACCGAAAATAAACCGTCCAACGAGACACGAATAAATAGGAACGAAGGAGCTGACGATCGGAATCGACGGCGAGTAGAACGCATCAAGGGTGATGCAAACGAAGGAGTCACGTGTGACCTTGCCGCGGCGGATTATTTGATGAATAAATATAAGTTGAACAAAGATTCAATAACCTTGGAGTCGCGACGGAAGTAA
- the LOC143373642 gene encoding ATP-dependent DNA helicase Q5 isoform X1, with protein sequence MNCDEKNITRVLRSVFGYKDFKNDVQRQATIAVTEGSKYVCISMPPGFGRSLCFQLPAILQKGKVALILSPKLSAIKNHVDFLKSKQIKACLLSQSTYINERNAIVKDLLSDSPTTVLLFSTPQMAMAAYFQNIIVLLKKRKILSYVVFDEAHCLSKWGYEYISSYKKISLFNKIYGYVPRIAVTTTVTDKVVEDICKVLTLTTPKVFRMSVQQIRVHCDVWFLDTLSNPFEHLKRFIAKVLCFVDTFPCKMHEGYAIVYCREEVTAELIKKKLSDLGIYTLTYHHRLKDGVRRNIENMWMTGNAQVITTTRDYGFIHEKPIRCIAYWTIPENIPKYYRECAQMYTNSGRPYSRIYFSVREYSSVRSVLKNHREINEPEFIKNCLSEYDKLVSYCLSINCRHKNIHKYFGHVIPPCKVKCDVCKNKTVVEARTHKFITRSEQVDRVTYNICKINEDLKNKRTRENDKEKPESTSKSEFEKEIPMTRHKLPKIEEKPLPDESSSLGMQLSIPVGELAITQSLADKYNLNKETISLELCSTKNSTFKDSERGANNNPTCSNGRGLAVGSRIRHANDDGKIKKSEKCRVSKSDSREVIVVFEKLRKRSLAVDTWPEEFKSKRRKLETENKPSNETRINRNEGADDRNRRRVERIKGDANEGVTCDLAAADYLMNKYKLNKDSITLESRRK encoded by the exons ATGAATTGCGATGAAAAGAATATAACCAGAGTATTGCGATCCGTGTTTGGCTATAAAGACTTCAAGAACGACGTTCAGAGACAAGCCACTATTGCTGTCACGGAAG GTTCAAAATATGTATGCATATCTATGCCTCCTGGCTTTGGAAGATCTCTTTGCTTCCAACTGCCTGCTATTTTACAAAAAGGCAAAGTGGCTCTTATTCTTTCTCCAAAATTATCTGCCATAAAG AATCACGTTGATTTTTTAAAGAGCAAACAGATTAAAGCATGTTTGTTAAGTCAATctacatatataaatgaaagGAACGCTATCGTTAAAGATCTATTATCAGATTCCCCTACAACAGTATTATTATTCAGCACACCCCAAATGGCTATGGCCGCATATTTTCAG AACATTATAGTTTTGTTAAAGAAACGTAAGATACTGTCTTATGTTGTATTCGATGAGGCGCACTGCTTAAGCAAATGGGGGTACGAGTATATCTCCTCTTACAAGAAAATAAGTTTGTTCAATAAGATATATGGATATGTTCCTAGAATCGCAGTAACTACGACAGTCACTGACAAG GTAGTCGAAGATATTTGCAAAGTATTGACACTAACAACGCCAAAAGTATTTCGAATGTCGGTGCAACAGATCAGAGTTCACTGCGACGTATGGTTTTTAGACACGCTCTCCAATCCGTTCGAGCACCTGAAAAGGTTTATTGCAAAAGTACTCTGTTTCGTAGACACGTTCCCTTGTAAG ATGCATGAAGGCTATGCCATTGTTTACTGCAGAGAAGAAGTCACTGCAGAattgataaaaaagaaactgagcGACTTAGGGATATACACGCTTACGTATCACCACA GATTGAAGGATGGCGTAAGACGTAACATAGAAAATATGTGGATGACTGGTAATGCTCAAGTTATTACTACAACGCGCGATTATGGATTCATTCATGAGAAACCTATTAG ATGCATAGCTTATTGGACGATTCCTGAAAACATTCCCAAGTACTACAGGGAATGCGCACAGATGTACACAAATAGTGGTCGTCCATATTCCAGGATATATTTTAGTGTCAGGGAATATTCTTCCGTGAGATCGGTTCTCAAAAATCACAGAGAAATTAATGAACCGGAGTTCATAAAGAACTGTTTAAGCGAGTATGATAAGCTTGTGTCTTATTGCCTTTCTATAAA CTGTCGCCAtaaaaatattcacaaataCTTTGGGCACGTAATACCACCTTGTAAAGTGAAGTGTGACGTTTGTAAGAATAAAACCGTGGTAGAGGCCAGAACTCATAAGTTTATTACACGTTCAGAACAAGTAGACAGAGTAACATACAACAT TTGTAAGATAAACGAAGATCTGAAGAATAAACGGACTAGGGAGAACGACAAAGAGAAACCAGAGAGTACTTCAAAAAGCgagtttgaaaaagaaattcctATGACGCGACATAAGTTGCCAAAGATCGAGGAAAAACCGTTGCCCGACGAAAGTAGTTCACTCGGCATGCAATTATCGATTCCAGTGGGTGAACTCGCGATAACGCAGTCTTTAGCGGATAAGTACAATTTGAATAAAGAGACGATATCATTGGAACTGTGTAGTACGAAGAATAGTACCTTTAAAGATTCAGAAAGAGGAGCGAATAACAATCCAACTTGCAGCAACGGAAGAGGATTAGCAGTTGGTTCGAGAATTCGACACGCCAACGACGACggtaagataaagaaaagtgaGAAGTGTCGTGTTTCAAAGAGCGATAGTCGCGAGGTCATCGTTGTCTTTGAGAAACTGAGGAAACGTTCCTTGGCCGTGGATACGTGGCCCGAGGAGTTCAAGTCGAAAAGGAGGAAATTAGAGACCGAAAATAAACCGTCCAACGAGACACGAATAAATAGGAACGAAGGAGCTGACGATCGGAATCGACGGCGAGTAGAACGCATCAAGGGTGATGCAAACGAAGGAGTCACGTGTGACCTTGCCGCGGCGGATTATTTGATGAATAAATATAAGTTGAACAAAGATTCAATAACCTTGGAGTCGCGACGGAAGTAA
- the LOC143373648 gene encoding trophoblast glycoprotein-like codes for MKKLCVIFVLICSSTAGQPNDCSDPNWHSLETLQSSKAECGPFFENRCYCMRTCYENHHQYIVNCTDSGFRSTAPLGHLPNETQVLIFTGNYIEELPWNVFGTLDSLPYLRVIDMSRNNIREIRGKAYHHVQQVQRLILDFNELSLDPGRSHPRVFSNFVSLLELHLTDAFEDGPPRDLAATLHDIFVNSNLTQLMKLHLEQNEISEFRDANVFCDLPNLLDLYLGDNALTAVHFNISCLHKLRFLDLQRNKFTRVLERDLHAMDAFATRNQSIAVDLTGNPLECSCKLNPFVKWMKRTKVFVRNNASLKCSEDGMPHEIHETKNCMPNPHVATVLLFFLSVVLIGLVCALIYVQRAKLQKKIEPILDSVNKKVRYTSIATGDSREDV; via the exons ATGAAGAAGCTTTGcgtaatatttgttttaatatgcTCGTCCACCGCTGGACAACCCAATGACTGCAGCGATCCCAATTGGCACTCGTTGGAGACGCTACAGTCCTCCAAAGCGGAGTGTGGACCATTCTTTGAAAATCGTTGCTACTGCATGAGAACGTGCTATGAGAATCATCACCAATATATTGTGAATTGCACGGATTCAGGATTCCGCAGTACCGCACCTCTGGGACACTTACCAAACGAGACACAA GTGCTCATTTTCACTGGAAATTATATAGAAGAACTGCCATGGAACGTGTTCGGTACTCTGGACAGTCTGCCCTATCTGCGAGTGATCGATATGTCGAGGAACAATATCCGGGAGATACGAGGGAAAGCGTATCACCACGTTCAGCAGGTTCAACGGCTTATCCTCGACTTCAACGAGCTTTCCTTGGATCCTGGGAGAAGCCATCCCCGAGTGTTCTCGAATTTTGTGTCCTTATTGGAACTCCACTTGACTGATGCCTTCGAAGATGGCCCCCCGAGGGATCTTGCAGCGACGTTGCACGATATCTTTGTAAATAG CAATCTAACGCAGCTAATGAAGCTACACTTGGAACAGAACGAGATATCGGAATTCCGCGACGCCAATGTGTTCTGTGATCTCCCTAATCTCTTGGACCTCTACCTGGGTGACAACGCGCTGACTGCGGTGCACTTCAATATCTCTTGTCTTCATAAACTTCGCTTTTTGGATCTTCAGCGCAACAAGTTCACCAGGGTTCTCGAGCGTGACCTGCACGCCATGGACGCGTTCGCCACGCGCAATCAAAGCATAGCCGTGGATTTGACTGGAAATCCGCTTGAATGTTCCTGCAAGCTCAATCCATTCGTCAAGTGGATGAAGAGGACGAAGGTGTTCGTTCGCAACAATGCTAGCTTGAAGTGTTCCGAAG ATGGAATGCCTCACGAGATCCACGAGACAAAGAATTGCATGCCAAATCCGCACGTAGCAACCGTTCTGCTGTTTTTCCTCTCGGTGGTGCTGATAGGACTCGTGTGCGCACTGATCTATGTGCAGCGCGCGAAACTGCAGAAAAAAATCGAGCCAATATTGGATTCGGTTAACAAGAAGGTGCGATACACCTCTATAGCGACTGGCGACTCTCGCGAGGACGTTTAG
- the LOC143373642 gene encoding ATP-dependent DNA helicase Q5 isoform X2 has translation MNCDEKNITRVLRSVFGYKDFKNDVQRQATIAVTEGSKYVCISMPPGFGRSLCFQLPAILQKGKVALILSPKLSAIKNHVDFLKSKQIKACLLSQSTYINERNAIVKDLLSDSPTTVLLFSTPQMAMAAYFQNIIVLLKKRKILSYVVFDEAHCLSKWGYEYISSYKKISLFNKIYGYVPRIAVTTTVTDKTRSLMHEGYAIVYCREEVTAELIKKKLSDLGIYTLTYHHRLKDGVRRNIENMWMTGNAQVITTTRDYGFIHEKPIRCIAYWTIPENIPKYYRECAQMYTNSGRPYSRIYFSVREYSSVRSVLKNHREINEPEFIKNCLSEYDKLVSYCLSINCRHKNIHKYFGHVIPPCKVKCDVCKNKTVVEARTHKFITRSEQVDRVTYNICKINEDLKNKRTRENDKEKPESTSKSEFEKEIPMTRHKLPKIEEKPLPDESSSLGMQLSIPVGELAITQSLADKYNLNKETISLELCSTKNSTFKDSERGANNNPTCSNGRGLAVGSRIRHANDDGKIKKSEKCRVSKSDSREVIVVFEKLRKRSLAVDTWPEEFKSKRRKLETENKPSNETRINRNEGADDRNRRRVERIKGDANEGVTCDLAAADYLMNKYKLNKDSITLESRRK, from the exons ATGAATTGCGATGAAAAGAATATAACCAGAGTATTGCGATCCGTGTTTGGCTATAAAGACTTCAAGAACGACGTTCAGAGACAAGCCACTATTGCTGTCACGGAAG GTTCAAAATATGTATGCATATCTATGCCTCCTGGCTTTGGAAGATCTCTTTGCTTCCAACTGCCTGCTATTTTACAAAAAGGCAAAGTGGCTCTTATTCTTTCTCCAAAATTATCTGCCATAAAG AATCACGTTGATTTTTTAAAGAGCAAACAGATTAAAGCATGTTTGTTAAGTCAATctacatatataaatgaaagGAACGCTATCGTTAAAGATCTATTATCAGATTCCCCTACAACAGTATTATTATTCAGCACACCCCAAATGGCTATGGCCGCATATTTTCAG AACATTATAGTTTTGTTAAAGAAACGTAAGATACTGTCTTATGTTGTATTCGATGAGGCGCACTGCTTAAGCAAATGGGGGTACGAGTATATCTCCTCTTACAAGAAAATAAGTTTGTTCAATAAGATATATGGATATGTTCCTAGAATCGCAGTAACTACGACAGTCACTGACAAG ACACGTTCCCTT ATGCATGAAGGCTATGCCATTGTTTACTGCAGAGAAGAAGTCACTGCAGAattgataaaaaagaaactgagcGACTTAGGGATATACACGCTTACGTATCACCACA GATTGAAGGATGGCGTAAGACGTAACATAGAAAATATGTGGATGACTGGTAATGCTCAAGTTATTACTACAACGCGCGATTATGGATTCATTCATGAGAAACCTATTAG ATGCATAGCTTATTGGACGATTCCTGAAAACATTCCCAAGTACTACAGGGAATGCGCACAGATGTACACAAATAGTGGTCGTCCATATTCCAGGATATATTTTAGTGTCAGGGAATATTCTTCCGTGAGATCGGTTCTCAAAAATCACAGAGAAATTAATGAACCGGAGTTCATAAAGAACTGTTTAAGCGAGTATGATAAGCTTGTGTCTTATTGCCTTTCTATAAA CTGTCGCCAtaaaaatattcacaaataCTTTGGGCACGTAATACCACCTTGTAAAGTGAAGTGTGACGTTTGTAAGAATAAAACCGTGGTAGAGGCCAGAACTCATAAGTTTATTACACGTTCAGAACAAGTAGACAGAGTAACATACAACAT TTGTAAGATAAACGAAGATCTGAAGAATAAACGGACTAGGGAGAACGACAAAGAGAAACCAGAGAGTACTTCAAAAAGCgagtttgaaaaagaaattcctATGACGCGACATAAGTTGCCAAAGATCGAGGAAAAACCGTTGCCCGACGAAAGTAGTTCACTCGGCATGCAATTATCGATTCCAGTGGGTGAACTCGCGATAACGCAGTCTTTAGCGGATAAGTACAATTTGAATAAAGAGACGATATCATTGGAACTGTGTAGTACGAAGAATAGTACCTTTAAAGATTCAGAAAGAGGAGCGAATAACAATCCAACTTGCAGCAACGGAAGAGGATTAGCAGTTGGTTCGAGAATTCGACACGCCAACGACGACggtaagataaagaaaagtgaGAAGTGTCGTGTTTCAAAGAGCGATAGTCGCGAGGTCATCGTTGTCTTTGAGAAACTGAGGAAACGTTCCTTGGCCGTGGATACGTGGCCCGAGGAGTTCAAGTCGAAAAGGAGGAAATTAGAGACCGAAAATAAACCGTCCAACGAGACACGAATAAATAGGAACGAAGGAGCTGACGATCGGAATCGACGGCGAGTAGAACGCATCAAGGGTGATGCAAACGAAGGAGTCACGTGTGACCTTGCCGCGGCGGATTATTTGATGAATAAATATAAGTTGAACAAAGATTCAATAACCTTGGAGTCGCGACGGAAGTAA